TTGTATGATGAAGAATCAGGGAAGATGGTAAAGGAATACTATAACCGGGGAGCAACCGTTACTGCGGAAGAGCTGGGGGATACCACCACGGAGCCGCAGCCAGCAGTGAAACCAACGCCTTTACAGTTGCCGCATGAGCATACCGGTAAGCACAAAAAAAAGGGATAACCCTGATAATCAACGCAAATAAAAATGAACAGGAATAAAAGCTAAAATGAACAAAAAGACTTGTCCATTCCAGCTTTTTTTTTGTACTTTCATAAAAGAGGATGTGATCATACCGGCTCCCGTAGCTCACGATACATTTTTATTGTATAATCCTTTTAATTTGTTTGTATGAAGAACCTGATAATGAACCATGGGGAGAACCAACATGAACTTAATGGCATTGAATATACTACGGACAAAATGGAAATCCTGTTCCGCGCAATATTTATATTCTTCGTTTTTTGTGCATTGATGTCTATCTTCTTCCTTTCTATTTTTTACTGATTATTGATAAATATACGGGTACAATAAAGCTGATTGCACCTCGTGTGTGTTATTGGTTGTACATTAAAATAAAAGACCGGGCTATCACCCGGTCTTTTATTTTCGTATATACGTATTAGTTGTTACAACACATTAATGAAGGGGCGTAAGATGCTTTGCCCTGCTGTGTTTCCCATTCCTCCGGCGTGAACGATCCTGTTCATTTTGTTCATTCTTCGTTTTACCCCTTTCGCTATTTTGTGCAACGAACTTTACAAGTTACTTTTATCATCTCTATAGTTGGCATAGGTTAAGAACCCAGGCGCCAGATTTCTATCTGAAGCCCTTTTTTACCAGGATCTCAGGATTAAAAAAGTAGTCGGGATGCACGCTTTGCCCGGATTTTTATCTCCATTAATTTTTTTAAAATCAAACATCAAAAAATAATATTTTAACCTTTCTTTATTGTGATCTCTTCAAATCCGCGCGGTACCACAAATGAAATGGTATTATCTGCGGAGAAATTTTCACTGGTCAGTACGGTGCTTGTACCATCAACTACTACGGATACCGCCTGGAACGGAAGACCATGTAAAATAATACGATGGTTTTCATACGTAGCCTCATAGTTGATGTAGCATTTCTTTTTCAACAGAAACTGTTCCGGTGTGGATGCCTGTTTAAAGGAGATCACATTGTATTGCCCGTTTTTATAACCATAATGGTCACCGGCATCTTCATACAAGGTACTTTTCATTACTTCTTCTCCATAATACACATGCAGAAGCATTTCTGTAACGGGTGTTTGCTGGGTATACTGCATTTCAGGAAACCTGGGCACTACTGCACCGGCCTTTACAAACAGCGGCATTTCTTCCAGTGGTGTAGGTACGGTAACCTGTTGTGCACCTGCATATGTCTGATCGTTCCAGAAATAGTACCAGTCGCCCGCAGGCAGGTACAATGATTTTTCTTTCATGCCTTCCTCGCTGACATGACTGATCAACAAGGCATCACCAAACATAAACTCATGGGTACAGTTATAGGTGGCGGCATCATGCTGCGCTACAAAAGCCAGTGGCCGTAGCATAGGCGTGCCATTGGTGGCATATTGCCAGAAAGTGGTATATAGATAAGGCAGCAACTGGTATCTGAGGGAGATGAACCGGGTTACTACTTTTTCATATTCAGGACCAAAACTCCAGGGCTCCTGGTTGAAGCCGGTTTCATTGCTGGCAGAGTGCGTACGCATCAACGGATGGAAAGTAGCCAGCTGAATCCAGCGGGTATACAGCTCTCCATCAGGTTCTCCAATGAAACCACCAATATCGCTGCCGGTAAAGGAAATTCCCGACACTGCCAAACGCTGGCACTGTACGGTGGCTAGCCACAGATGTTCCCAGCTGGAAACATTGTCGCCCGTCCATACGGAAGACCAACGCTGCGCACCGGCATAGCAGGAGCGCGTAATAACGAACGGCCTGTTGGGCAGCAGGTATTTTTTCATACCGGCAGCCGTTGCCTTGCTCATCAGGTGGCCATAAATATTATGTGCTTTACGATGACTCACTTCTTCGCCATCGTAATCATGCCGTACATCTTCCGGAAAGGAGCCCATTTCAAATACAGCAGGTTCGTTCATATCATTCCATACGCCGCGTACACCTACCTCAGCGAGACTTTTAAACAGGGTACTCCACCATTCCCGCACGACAGGATTGGTATAGTCCGGGAATACGCATTTGCCCGGCCATACATCGCCTTCCATCAGCGCGCCATCCGCACGTTTACAGAAATAATTATTCTTAACGCCTTCCTGGTAGATGGCATAATCGGCATCTACCTTGATACCCGGATCAATGATCACCACTACTTTGAAACCCTGGGAGGCCAGTTCTTTTATCAACCCGACAGGATCGGGAAACCATTCTTTATTCCAGGTGAAGCAACGGAAGCCTTCCATGTAATCTATGTCGAGATAGATTACATCGCAGGGAATCTGCCTTTTGCGGAATTCTGCCGCCACTTCCTTGACCCTTGTGTCGGGATAGTAGCTCCAGCGGCACTGATGATAGCCCAAAGCCCACAGGGGTGGGAGTTCAGGAGTACCGGTTATTCTTGTGTAGGAAGCTGCCACATCCAGCAGTTCGGGTCCGTAGATAAAATAGTAATTCATTTCACCGCCACGGGCCCAGAAGCTGCACGCATCTTCTCTTTCATTTCCGAAATCAAAGATGGTGCGGAAGGTGTTATCGAAGAAGATACCGTAACCGATACCGCTGTGCAGCCCGTAATAAAAAGGGATGTTGCGGTAAAGCGGGTCCGTATCTTTCTGATAACCGTAGGCATCCGTGCCGTAGTTTTCCAGGCGTTTGCCGCGCAGGTTGAGTTCTGTGGGCTTATCGCCCAGTCCGTAAAAGCACTCGCCTTCCTGGACGAGCTTGCTACAGTACACAATTTTGCCACCTTTTTGGAGGTAATGCTGCCAGTGATAGCCCATCTCATCCTGGTTGATCACGCGGCCTTCTTTGTCGCTGATCGTGATGCGGAGGTTGTCTCTGGCAATAAATACTTTCAGTACATCTGTATATATTTCAAAAGTTTCTTCCCATTCTTTTATGCCGAAAGTAATCGGCGCTTCTTCAAATGTGTCGCTGGTTGCGTAAGAAAAATCACGTTGGAAAGAGCCTTCGGCAGCGTACCTGAACCGGATGATCTTGTCTGCGACCACCCTTACTTCCAGGATGGTTTCTGTTGTATAAAAGCAAAAATAATTTCCTTCTTTTTTCCATTCCCGTATCGTATCGGGATAGTGTTTTGCGCCGTATTTGCTTGACGAGGTTTCAACTTGCATAATCTCTTTTTCTGAATGCCTGGTAATGCGTTACCGTGGACTTAAATTACATAAAAAATCAGAGTAGTTATATTGTTTTGCGTTTGATGCTGATATCACCGCGTTTACTGTTTAAATCACCGTGTTGACAAAAAAATCAGCATTATGAATTTATTAGTCATTAACTTGATAGTAATAAATGTACTTTTTGCTTTAACCTATTTACGTGGTGCGCCTTTCCAGGAGCACCTTTTTTTGACCATGATTTATCAATTGAATGATGATCAAAGACGGAAACAAAAAATAACATATTCAATTTATCCATTTTGTTTATTTCAGTCCGTCAAAAGTCCGATATTTTTTCCTGCTAAAAACACTCTTTTCCCATTTCTTGCGCGGCGAACTACATTAAATCCGTCACCGATGCGGTGCCAGTCCCTGCCACCATTATTTGAAATGTCTGTGCCGGAGGTGCCGGTAGCAATCAGTAACTGCGGTGTAATATAGGCTACTCCCGACTTATATCCGCCTGGAGCGGTACTGGGAGCAAACCAGCTTCGGCCGCCGTTATTGGTCAGCATGCAGTTGCCCTGCCGGAGGGTATCATTTTGATAGTCGCCGCCAACGGCAATGCCATTGTTGGCATCCAGGAAGGCAATGGAGAAGGTGCCGGTGGTGCTTTTTCCCTGTATGACGGGTATGGTGACGGCCTTCCATTGCTGGCCCGATTGGAAGAGGCGTGATACGGTGCCGCCGGTACCAAAATATACTTTGTTGCCGGGTAGTGTGATCAGGCTGGTGCCGCTGGCGGCGAAAAGGGCTTCTCCGGGAATGGCGGCCGGCAAAAGGGTGGGGCGGTCGTGTTGCCAGGATTGGCCGCCATCGTGTGTGCGGATGATCGTGAATTTATTCTGCAACGGATCGCCGATGGCGATGCCTTCTTTATCATTAAAAAAATCCATGGCGTCGAAGAAGATCCCTTTTGTGGTATCGGAAAAAACCTGCTGCCAGGAGCTGCCGCCATCTGTTGTGAGAAAGAGCCGTGCCGGCTCGCCGGCATTGAGTACCAATGCCTTTTTATCATCAAAGGCATAGATAGAGCGCCAATCGCAACTATCACAGGCGCTTACCTGCATCCATTGCCAGTTATTGCCACCATCTGTACTTTTGCCTACTTTACCACCGGTGCCGGATACCCACACAATATCATCCGTTACGGCACTGATCCCTCTGATACTTTTCAGGGGAGGGTCGGGGGATACGATTTTTATATGATAGTTTCCCACCTTGTTTTGTGCCTGTACCGGCAGGAAACAGCTAATAATATTAAAACAAATAATAATTATTGCCGGAAACCCGCAAAACCCCGCATGGGCTGTAATAGTCCACTGTGAAGTATCTGAAGTATATACGGACGGTTTAATCATGAGTTATAATGTTTATTTGCAATGTGTTAGCTGCAAGAAAATTGCAAAATAGCTACAAAGTGTGAAGCAGAAGTATATATTTGCAAAACAGCCTAAACCAGCTAACTGTCAATAATATTATTAGAGTGCTTCTATCCCGTAAATTGAAAATATTTATCCTGCTAAGCCTATGGGTCCTTTTGGGCACTATATCTTATGCCCAGGATAAACCATATATTTTCGACAGTTACAGCGTAAATGAGGGCCTTTCTCAAAGCACCGTATTCGATATCACACAGGACGACCAGGGATTTATGTGGATTGCCACCCGCGACGGGGTTAATCGTTTTGATGGCTATACCTTTAATGAATACCGTTATAAACCCAGCTCACTGTTTAAAGCGGGAGAAGGAAAGGGAGAACTGGTTGCCCGTGGTACCAATGGCAACAGGGCGGTGATCAACCGTTTTGATCTGAAAGGTTACAAAGGTTTTTCTTTTTATAAGGATAGTCATCATCAGCTGTTGCTGACGCATAACAACGGCATCAGTATTTATGATAAATACCGCAATAATTTCCGTAGCCTGTTATTGGATACTTCCAATGTAAATGCCGGGGAGCGTGATAGTAATGTGAAGTTCCGGATACTGGGAGAGGACACCGCCACTAATTCCATGTGGATCTGGCGCCCACGGAAAGGAATATACGTATTGGATAATGTTACCTATGCCATCAGGCGTATCATCATGTATCCACCACAGTTTCAGCAGCGCGGCATGGTGCCGTCGGCTGTTATGAAGGATGGCAACACCATCTGGATGAGTGGAGAGCCGGGAGAATTGCTGGCATTGAATACCAAAACGCTTCGTTTACAGACTTATTGTCTGCCAGGTGTAGATGAGCAGCCGGTGATGCGTAACCTGAATGCAGATTCCATGATCATTGTAAGCCCCGGACATATTACCATCTTTAACAAGCGCAGGAATAAATTCAGTGACCTTGCTTATGATGTGAAGAATGAATGGGGAGATCCTTTTCGTCCCAATGTACTGGAAATAGATCACGAAGGCAATGCCTGGATCGGTGGTACAGACGGTGTATTGGTATACAGTATTGCGCGCAATGAAATTATCCGGCATATTGTTAGTTTCAATACTTTTGAAACCCGCTCTTTCAATCTGGTGAGCCAGTTGTACCGCGATGGCTCCGATAACATGTGGGTAGGCACGGATGGTGACGGACTCAAAAAATATTCTCCCCATAAAAAAGTATTCAATCTTTACCGCTCTCCATACATTACACATAACATGGTGCAGGCTGTATACAAACATGACGACGGCAAGTTGTATGTAGGTCTGATGCGCGATGGATTAAATATTTATGCAGACGGAGGTAAATTCCTGGAGCGTATTTCAAATGAATTATATCCGGGCAAATTTCCGGGGAATGACCTGGGCGCTATCTGCCGCGAAAATTCGGATCATCTGTGGCTGCACTTTGCCGGCATGCATATCGGGTTATTCAATGTGCAGACAAAAGCATTCCGTGATCTGACTGGAAAGGTAAAGGCATTGGGTTTACCACCGCAAACAGACCCGTTCCCTTTCCTGTTTAAACGTACCAATGGAGAGTTATATTTCAACTACGGACGTTACCTGCTGCTTTTTGATGATACCCGCACCGGGTATGAAGTAGCGGTGGTACACGATTTCAAGGATGAATTGCTGACCTGCTATTACGAAGATTATATGGGTAACCAGTACGTGGGTACGAAATCTGCGTTGTATATAAAACATGCCTCCGGTTCCCGCTGGAAGTATGTGGATTTACCCGATGGTACATCGGTAAAAGCCATCAATAAAAATCCCCATAAAGAGTTGCTGGTAGCAACCAATAAAGGACTTTATATTTTTGATGCACAGGAGCATATCAAAGTACACTATAACAGTTACGACTATCCGAAACTGATCAATGATTATATGTATGGCGTATTGCTGGATGATAAAGACAGGATCTGGGTGAGCCACAACAAAGGATTAACACAGATTAATCCGGTAACAAACGAGATCACTACTTTTAATTATGAAGATGGTTTACAGTACAACGAGTTCAATACCGGCGCCTATTATAAATCGATTGATGGTGAATTGTTTTTTGGCGGTATACGCGGTGTGAATGGTTTTTATCCAAAAAATTTCCGCAAAAATCCTTTCTACTCCAAAGTGATTATCCGCCGGATGGAAGTGCTGGATAAACCGTATGAATCAGATACGGCCATTTCTTTGCTGAAGCGGGTAGAGCTCCCGTATAATCAGAATACGATTGCGATAGAATTTGTGCCGCTGGAGTATACCAATCCGTTGAAAAACAAGGTGCAGTATAAACTGGAAGGCGCTGATGAAGACTGGGTGGAAGCGGGTGCATTCAGGATGGCGCGCTATACAAATCTGCATCCGGGTAGCTATACCTTTAAAGTAAAGGCATCGAATAATGATGATACGTGGAACACCACGCCTACTTCGCTGGACATCCTGATCAGGATACCTTTCTGGCAGTCGTTGTGGTTCCGTTTTTTATTATTGTTACTGTTGCTGGGAATTGCCTATTATTTTTCTACCTTATACCTGGATTACAAGATCCGTCATGAGAAACTGAAGCTGGAAAAAGAGCAGGCAGTAGATCAGGAGCGGGCGCGTATTTCCAGCGATATGCATGATGACCTGGGATCGGGATTATCTACGATCCGTTTACTCAGTGAAATTGCCAAAAGAAAAATTCCGGATACTTCGCAAACAAAGGAGATAGAGCGGATTTCAGAAACAGCAGGAGAGATGATTGACAAGATGAGTGAAATCATCTGGGCGATGAATTCTTCCAATGATTCCCTGGCTAACCTGATCGCCTATATGAGAAGTTTTGCGGCCGACTTTTTAGAGCATGCACATATTACACATCAGTTCTTTATTCCGGATGCTATTCCGGATATAAAACTCAGTGGCGGTACACGCAGAAACATTTACCTGGCAGTAAAAGAGTCGTTGCATAATGTGATGAAACACGCCAGGGCAACGGAAGTAATTATAGAAGTGAAAATGCATAAAAACATGACGATAATGATCAAAGACAATGGGAAAGGATTTGACCAGGAGAAGGTTCGGTTGTTCGGAAATGGTTTGAAAAATATTCAGAAAAGAATGCTGGCAGTGGGCGGTAATGCTGACATTTCATCGAATAATGGTACAATAGTTTTTCTCGATATCCCACTTAATTAACATACTTTTGTTTTAAGTAACATATAAGTGTTATAATTCCTATAAACATGACGGTATACTCAAAGAAAAAGTCCCAGGATAACATGGACATCATTTCTATTGCGATAGTAGAAGACAACCATGATATTCGCACGGCTATGGAATTGCTGATTAATGGTTCTGACGGATACGCCTGTGTCGGTACTTTCAATAATGGAGAAACCGCCCTGGAACAAATCCCTCATTTATTACCAAACGTAGTGCTGATGGATTTCAATCTCCCTGGTGGTATGAATGGTATTGAATGTATTGCGCGGTTGAAATCGGAATACCAGGACATGCAATTTATGATGCTCACGGTATATGAAGATGACGACAAAATTTTCATGGCATTGGAAGCAGGTGCGAGTGGCTATATTCTGAAGAAAACTTCCCCTGGTGAATTGCTGGAAGCTATCCGTGATTTACACGAAGGCGGTTCTCCGATGAGTTCTCAGATCGCGAGAAGGGTAGTTGCTTTTTTCCAGAAACAGGCAAAGCCTAATCCGGCGCTCGAAGCATTAACCACGCGTGAAAAAGAAATCCTGGATCAGTTGTCGAAAGGCTACTTATACAAGGAGATTGCCAGCAACCTGTTTATCAGTATTGAAACAGTGAGAAGGCATGTGCATAATATCTATGAAAAGCTGCATGTACGCAGCAGAACAGACGCGGTAAATAAATATTACAACCGATAGACCAGGATTAAAAGATTAAAGGATTTTGCCTGATGGGTGTTTTGTTGTTTTTAGTATTTGAAAATTTTCAAACAACAAAACACCCATCAGGCAAAATCCTTTAATCTTTTAATCCTGGTGTTAATCTTGGTGTTGGTATGTTCTTTTAATAAGGTGTACGGACAATACCATTGCAGCAATCAGGAGGCAAGCCAGTTTGAATAAAAAGCCAGTTTTCATAGGATAGGGATTAATACATTAATAAATAAATCTGTTGAATCGGACATCATATTCCCCCATGACCACGGCCATACTGCTGATTATTTGCTGATGATATTGATGAGAACCCGGATAGTTCCGTTTCAGGTGTCAGGGATTTTATAAGATGTTTGTGATACCGTTGCTTAACGCATCATCTGCCACGAATCAAATTTCTTGAGGAGTTGCAGGAATTTCTTTCCAATACTTTGTTCCTGTTCTTTACGGATAAAATAAGTAGCTATGAGTGCGGCAACAAGCATCACCATTAGCACGATAAGGCATAGTGTTTTCATAATAGGGACATAGGTTAGGATACTGATGAAATCGTTGTCTTTTGTAAATATAATGAATTCTTTAATATAGCGTGTATTTTAAATGCTATTTATTCTACATATCTTTTGAAAAAATATCCAGGTCTTAAAAAAGTGATCAGCATCTCTCCAACATACATTTTTTTTAAGCTTTAATTAATTGATGGGTAATAAGTTAAGCATAGTGCATAACTTATACTTGGGATGATTCACTGAATCCTTTATTTTTGCCCATAATCTGATTTTGCTAAAAGATTTAGTATCCTTGCAGAATAATGATTGACCCAACGAATATAAATATTTAGGAAACTTTAATATATTATGGCAAACACGGAAAAAACGGATAACAAGGATCTATTTGCTTCCTATACGGAAGACTCCATACGGTCGCTGGACTGGCGGGAGCATATCCGCCTCCGGCCTGGTATGTATATAGGTAAACTGGGAGATGGTTCCAGTATGGACGATGGTATCTATATACTATTGAAAGAGGTGACTGATAACTGTATCGATGAGCACACGATGGGATTCGGTAAACAGGTGGATATTAAAGTAACTGAACACAATGTCACCATCCGGGATTTCGGCCGCGGCATTCCCCTGGGGAAAGTGGTGGACGTAGTAAGTAAAATAAATACCGGCGCCAAATACGATAGCAAGGCTTTTCAGAAGTCAGTAGGATTGAACGGCGTGGGTACCAAGGCGGTCAATGCATTGTCCAGCTACTTCCGGGTACAATCCGTTCGTGATGGGCGTATGAAGGTGGCTGAGTTTGAACGGGGCATACTGCTCAAGGAACACAAAGAAACGGCTACAACGGAACCTAATGGCACCCTGGTGACCTTTATACCGGATGACACGGTTTTTAAAAACTACCGCTACATTCCGGAATTCCTGGAAAACCAGATATGGAATTATTGCTTCCTCAATGCAGGTCTTACGGTTAGTTTCAACGGGAAAAAGTATATCTCCAAAAACGGGCTGCTGGATCTGCTGCAACGCAAAACCAATGAGGAAGAACTGCGCTACCCCATTATCCACCTGAAAGGAGAGGATATAGAAGTAGCTATCACGCATGAAAGTCAGTATGGGGAAGAATATTATTCGTTCGTAAACGG
The Chitinophaga sp. MM2321 DNA segment above includes these coding regions:
- a CDS encoding response regulator transcription factor, yielding MTVYSKKKSQDNMDIISIAIVEDNHDIRTAMELLINGSDGYACVGTFNNGETALEQIPHLLPNVVLMDFNLPGGMNGIECIARLKSEYQDMQFMMLTVYEDDDKIFMALEAGASGYILKKTSPGELLEAIRDLHEGGSPMSSQIARRVVAFFQKQAKPNPALEALTTREKEILDQLSKGYLYKEIASNLFISIETVRRHVHNIYEKLHVRSRTDAVNKYYNR
- a CDS encoding triple tyrosine motif-containing protein, coding for MGTISYAQDKPYIFDSYSVNEGLSQSTVFDITQDDQGFMWIATRDGVNRFDGYTFNEYRYKPSSLFKAGEGKGELVARGTNGNRAVINRFDLKGYKGFSFYKDSHHQLLLTHNNGISIYDKYRNNFRSLLLDTSNVNAGERDSNVKFRILGEDTATNSMWIWRPRKGIYVLDNVTYAIRRIIMYPPQFQQRGMVPSAVMKDGNTIWMSGEPGELLALNTKTLRLQTYCLPGVDEQPVMRNLNADSMIIVSPGHITIFNKRRNKFSDLAYDVKNEWGDPFRPNVLEIDHEGNAWIGGTDGVLVYSIARNEIIRHIVSFNTFETRSFNLVSQLYRDGSDNMWVGTDGDGLKKYSPHKKVFNLYRSPYITHNMVQAVYKHDDGKLYVGLMRDGLNIYADGGKFLERISNELYPGKFPGNDLGAICRENSDHLWLHFAGMHIGLFNVQTKAFRDLTGKVKALGLPPQTDPFPFLFKRTNGELYFNYGRYLLLFDDTRTGYEVAVVHDFKDELLTCYYEDYMGNQYVGTKSALYIKHASGSRWKYVDLPDGTSVKAINKNPHKELLVATNKGLYIFDAQEHIKVHYNSYDYPKLINDYMYGVLLDDKDRIWVSHNKGLTQINPVTNEITTFNYEDGLQYNEFNTGAYYKSIDGELFFGGIRGVNGFYPKNFRKNPFYSKVIIRRMEVLDKPYESDTAISLLKRVELPYNQNTIAIEFVPLEYTNPLKNKVQYKLEGADEDWVEAGAFRMARYTNLHPGSYTFKVKASNNDDTWNTTPTSLDILIRIPFWQSLWFRFLLLLLLLGIAYYFSTLYLDYKIRHEKLKLEKEQAVDQERARISSDMHDDLGSGLSTIRLLSEIAKRKIPDTSQTKEIERISETAGEMIDKMSEIIWAMNSSNDSLANLIAYMRSFAADFLEHAHITHQFFIPDAIPDIKLSGGTRRNIYLAVKESLHNVMKHARATEVIIEVKMHKNMTIMIKDNGKGFDQEKVRLFGNGLKNIQKRMLAVGGNADISSNNGTIVFLDIPLN
- a CDS encoding glycoside hydrolase family 31 protein, with the protein product MQVETSSSKYGAKHYPDTIREWKKEGNYFCFYTTETILEVRVVADKIIRFRYAAEGSFQRDFSYATSDTFEEAPITFGIKEWEETFEIYTDVLKVFIARDNLRITISDKEGRVINQDEMGYHWQHYLQKGGKIVYCSKLVQEGECFYGLGDKPTELNLRGKRLENYGTDAYGYQKDTDPLYRNIPFYYGLHSGIGYGIFFDNTFRTIFDFGNEREDACSFWARGGEMNYYFIYGPELLDVAASYTRITGTPELPPLWALGYHQCRWSYYPDTRVKEVAAEFRKRQIPCDVIYLDIDYMEGFRCFTWNKEWFPDPVGLIKELASQGFKVVVIIDPGIKVDADYAIYQEGVKNNYFCKRADGALMEGDVWPGKCVFPDYTNPVVREWWSTLFKSLAEVGVRGVWNDMNEPAVFEMGSFPEDVRHDYDGEEVSHRKAHNIYGHLMSKATAAGMKKYLLPNRPFVITRSCYAGAQRWSSVWTGDNVSSWEHLWLATVQCQRLAVSGISFTGSDIGGFIGEPDGELYTRWIQLATFHPLMRTHSASNETGFNQEPWSFGPEYEKVVTRFISLRYQLLPYLYTTFWQYATNGTPMLRPLAFVAQHDAATYNCTHEFMFGDALLISHVSEEGMKEKSLYLPAGDWYYFWNDQTYAGAQQVTVPTPLEEMPLFVKAGAVVPRFPEMQYTQQTPVTEMLLHVYYGEEVMKSTLYEDAGDHYGYKNGQYNVISFKQASTPEQFLLKKKCYINYEATYENHRIILHGLPFQAVSVVVDGTSTVLTSENFSADNTISFVVPRGFEEITIKKG
- a CDS encoding YCF48-related protein; this encodes MIKPSVYTSDTSQWTITAHAGFCGFPAIIIICFNIISCFLPVQAQNKVGNYHIKIVSPDPPLKSIRGISAVTDDIVWVSGTGGKVGKSTDGGNNWQWMQVSACDSCDWRSIYAFDDKKALVLNAGEPARLFLTTDGGSSWQQVFSDTTKGIFFDAMDFFNDKEGIAIGDPLQNKFTIIRTHDGGQSWQHDRPTLLPAAIPGEALFAASGTSLITLPGNKVYFGTGGTVSRLFQSGQQWKAVTIPVIQGKSTTGTFSIAFLDANNGIAVGGDYQNDTLRQGNCMLTNNGGRSWFAPSTAPGGYKSGVAYITPQLLIATGTSGTDISNNGGRDWHRIGDGFNVVRRARNGKRVFLAGKNIGLLTD